A stretch of Streptomyces vietnamensis DNA encodes these proteins:
- the hutG gene encoding formimidoylglutamase: protein MSAFQQTAPPVTDVPARPWSGRDDGPGAEHLRWHKAVELDPELTEPGDVAFVGFASDEGVRRNKGRQGAAQGPDALRRALASMALPKPLRALDAGDVEVVGDAADALEAGQRRLGRAVAHLVDAGHPVVVLGGGHEVAFGTYSGLEQTRAMKAGGRLGVLNLDAHFDLREDVRPSSGTPFLQMAQSERRHGRDLDYWVLGISQAANTETLFRTAASLGVRYLADTECGLLDMARVESFVDEFLASCDLVHLTIDLDVLPAAVAPGVSAPAAYGVPMEVVERVCTRVARSGKLVVVDVAELNPEFDVDQRTARAGARLVHRTVTTWA, encoded by the coding sequence GTGAGCGCGTTCCAGCAGACCGCTCCCCCGGTCACCGACGTTCCGGCCCGGCCCTGGTCGGGCCGGGACGACGGGCCCGGTGCGGAGCACCTGCGCTGGCACAAGGCCGTCGAGCTCGATCCGGAGCTGACGGAGCCGGGCGACGTGGCGTTCGTCGGATTCGCCAGTGACGAGGGCGTACGCCGCAACAAGGGGCGGCAGGGTGCCGCGCAGGGTCCCGACGCCCTGCGGCGGGCCCTCGCCTCGATGGCGCTGCCGAAGCCGCTGCGGGCGCTCGACGCCGGTGACGTGGAGGTCGTCGGCGACGCGGCCGACGCCCTGGAGGCCGGTCAGCGGCGGCTGGGCCGCGCGGTCGCGCACCTCGTCGACGCGGGCCACCCGGTGGTGGTCCTCGGCGGCGGTCACGAGGTCGCGTTCGGGACGTACAGCGGTCTGGAGCAGACGCGGGCGATGAAGGCCGGCGGGCGGCTCGGCGTGCTGAACCTCGACGCGCACTTCGATCTCCGCGAGGACGTGCGGCCCAGCTCGGGCACGCCGTTCCTGCAGATGGCGCAGAGCGAGCGGCGGCACGGCCGTGACCTCGACTACTGGGTGCTCGGCATCAGTCAGGCCGCGAACACCGAGACGCTGTTCCGCACTGCGGCGTCGCTCGGGGTGCGGTACCTGGCGGACACCGAGTGCGGGCTGCTCGACATGGCGCGGGTGGAGTCGTTCGTCGACGAGTTCCTCGCGAGCTGCGACCTGGTGCACCTGACGATCGACCTGGACGTGCTGCCGGCGGCCGTCGCCCCCGGGGTCAGCGCGCCCGCCGCGTACGGCGTGCCGATGGAGGTCGTCGAGCGGGTCTGCACCCGGGTCGCGCGCAGCGGCAAGCTCGTGGTCGTCGACGTCGCCGAGCTCAATCCGGAGTTCGACGTCGACCAGCGCACGGCGCGGGCCGGCGCGCGCCTGGTGCACCGGACGGTCACCACCTGGGCGTGA
- a CDS encoding HutD/Ves family protein, producing the protein MAPRILRAHDRTPAPWKNGGGITTEVLAHPQGAGTDDFAWRISVADVASSGPFSAFEGVDRIITVVEGPGMALTVDGTEHVVDTRYAPFAFSGDATTDCRLLDGPIVDFNVMVRRTEAKADVSVERRSTVLRPAPGTRVLAVVLDGTATLDRESVRLGRLDAVLLHDDEDPVDIVVDGVLAIVALMDIH; encoded by the coding sequence ATGGCACCCCGGATCCTGCGCGCACACGACCGGACCCCCGCACCGTGGAAGAACGGCGGCGGCATCACCACCGAGGTCCTGGCCCACCCCCAGGGCGCCGGCACCGACGACTTCGCGTGGCGGATCAGCGTCGCCGACGTCGCGAGCAGCGGCCCCTTCTCCGCGTTCGAGGGCGTCGACCGGATCATCACCGTCGTCGAGGGACCGGGCATGGCCCTCACCGTCGACGGCACGGAACACGTCGTCGACACCCGCTACGCGCCCTTCGCCTTCTCCGGCGACGCCACCACCGACTGCCGCCTCCTCGACGGCCCCATCGTCGACTTCAACGTCATGGTGCGGCGCACCGAGGCGAAGGCCGACGTGTCCGTCGAACGCCGCTCCACGGTGCTGCGCCCCGCCCCCGGGACCCGCGTCCTCGCGGTCGTCCTCGACGGCACCGCGACCCTGGACCGGGAGTCCGTCCGCCTCGGCCGGCTCGACGCGGTCCTGCTCCACGACGACGAGGACCCCGTCGACATCGTCGTCGACGGGGTCCTCGCGATCGTCGCCCTCATGGACATCCACTAG
- a CDS encoding aminotransferase class I/II-fold pyridoxal phosphate-dependent enzyme, translating to MNDLPTATVHNSVGQLRADAWSSLTDLTHRLAAQGADGRPDTAARIRELIRLLAPVEHCWAFPGTAALKELRGLYDQREHRQLAQRTEELYRALAGHRHHGTAPHTAAAPGAAPDETTDTAHTPPAPSAPYFEVLVVGDLDAAEEQALRVELRRLRRSDDEFAYEIVVAPSFEDAVIASLVNSSLQAVVIRDRFTDRSRHDLSVVRRFFDEAADTAATPGDGGERIHALGDRLLALRPELDLYLVSERAVESTAGRLSRRFRRVFHAHEGLLELHLSILQGIAERHRAPFFTALRAHSRKPTGVFHALPVSRGASVLNSPWIPEIADFYGLNIFLAETSATSGGLDSLLAPTGPLREAQDLAAEAFGARQTYFVTNGTSTANKIVVQALVRPGDIVLVDRNCHKSHHYGLVLAGAHVVYLDAYPLDEYGMYGAVPVEEIKRKLLMLKHEGVLHRVKLLMLTNCTFDGIVYNPSRVMEECLALKPDLAFLWDEAWFAFARFHPVYRRRTAMAAARTLTDRYRDPGYADAYAAHRAGLGDDPDDETLVHTRLMPDPEKARVRVYATQSTHKTLTSMRQGSMVHVFDQDFRHKVAEVFHEAYMTHTSTSPNYQILASMDLGRRQAVFEGFALVQKQLEQAGVLRDAVAQHPLLSRYLRILTTPELVPPRFRSSGIEQPLRTGLARMERAWEEDEFVLDPTRATLHIGLTGIDGDTFKHDLLMDRHGIQVNKTTRNTLLFMTNIGTTRSAVAYLIEVLVRIAEDLEERIGEMSPHDRAAHDSAATGLDAGSAALPDFSAFHPAFRPSPRTPEGDMRSAFFLAYDDTECEHLSVDAITDAMAQGRTVVSATFVTPYPPGFPVLVPGQVVSKDVLTYMAALDTREIHGYDPAAGYRVFTETALETRHTAER from the coding sequence GTGAATGACCTGCCGACCGCCACGGTGCACAACAGCGTCGGCCAACTGCGCGCCGACGCCTGGAGCTCACTGACGGACCTCACCCACCGCCTCGCCGCACAGGGCGCGGACGGCCGCCCGGACACCGCCGCGCGCATCCGGGAACTCATCCGCCTCCTGGCACCCGTCGAGCACTGCTGGGCCTTCCCCGGCACGGCCGCCCTGAAGGAGCTCCGCGGGCTGTACGACCAGCGGGAGCACCGGCAACTCGCCCAGCGCACCGAGGAGTTGTATCGCGCCCTCGCCGGACACCGGCACCACGGCACCGCCCCGCACACCGCCGCCGCCCCGGGCGCCGCGCCCGACGAGACGACGGACACCGCGCACACCCCGCCCGCGCCCTCCGCCCCGTACTTCGAGGTCCTCGTCGTCGGCGACCTGGACGCCGCCGAGGAACAGGCGCTGCGCGTCGAACTGCGCCGCCTGCGCCGCTCCGACGACGAGTTCGCCTACGAGATCGTCGTCGCCCCGAGCTTCGAGGACGCGGTCATCGCGTCCCTCGTCAACTCCAGCCTCCAGGCCGTCGTCATCCGCGACCGGTTCACCGACCGCTCCCGCCACGACCTCAGCGTCGTCCGCCGCTTCTTCGACGAAGCCGCCGACACCGCCGCGACACCCGGGGACGGCGGCGAACGGATCCACGCCCTGGGCGACCGACTCCTCGCCCTGCGCCCCGAACTCGACCTCTACCTCGTGTCCGAACGGGCCGTCGAGTCCACCGCGGGCCGCCTCAGCCGCCGCTTCCGGCGCGTCTTCCACGCCCACGAAGGCCTTCTCGAACTGCACCTGTCGATCCTGCAGGGCATCGCCGAACGCCACCGCGCCCCGTTCTTCACCGCCCTGCGCGCCCACAGCCGCAAGCCCACCGGCGTCTTCCACGCCCTGCCCGTCTCCCGCGGCGCCTCGGTGCTCAACTCGCCCTGGATCCCGGAGATCGCCGACTTCTACGGCCTGAACATCTTCCTCGCCGAGACCTCCGCCACCTCCGGCGGCCTGGATTCCCTGCTCGCCCCCACCGGCCCGCTGCGCGAGGCCCAGGACCTGGCCGCCGAGGCCTTCGGCGCCCGCCAGACCTACTTCGTCACCAACGGCACGTCCACCGCCAACAAGATCGTCGTGCAGGCGCTCGTACGCCCCGGCGACATCGTGCTCGTGGACCGCAACTGCCACAAGTCCCACCACTACGGACTCGTCCTCGCCGGCGCCCACGTCGTCTACCTCGACGCCTATCCCCTCGACGAGTACGGCATGTACGGGGCCGTACCGGTGGAGGAGATCAAGCGGAAGCTGCTGATGCTCAAGCACGAGGGCGTCCTGCACCGCGTCAAGCTCCTCATGCTCACCAACTGCACCTTCGACGGGATCGTCTACAACCCCTCGCGGGTGATGGAGGAGTGCCTGGCCCTCAAGCCGGACCTGGCGTTCCTGTGGGACGAGGCCTGGTTCGCCTTCGCCCGCTTCCACCCCGTCTACCGCCGGCGCACCGCCATGGCAGCGGCCCGCACTCTCACCGACCGCTACCGCGACCCCGGGTACGCCGACGCCTACGCGGCCCACCGCGCGGGCCTCGGCGACGACCCGGACGACGAGACCCTCGTCCACACCCGCCTGATGCCCGACCCGGAGAAGGCCCGCGTCCGCGTCTACGCCACGCAGTCCACGCACAAGACGCTCACCTCGATGCGCCAGGGCTCCATGGTCCACGTCTTCGACCAGGACTTCCGCCACAAGGTCGCCGAGGTGTTCCACGAGGCGTACATGACGCACACCTCGACGTCGCCCAACTACCAGATCCTCGCCTCGATGGACCTCGGCCGCCGGCAGGCCGTCTTCGAGGGCTTCGCCCTCGTGCAGAAGCAGCTGGAACAGGCCGGCGTGCTCCGCGACGCGGTCGCCCAGCACCCGCTGCTCAGCCGCTACCTGCGCATCCTCACCACACCGGAACTCGTCCCGCCCCGCTTCCGCTCCTCCGGCATCGAACAGCCCCTGCGCACCGGCCTCGCCCGGATGGAACGGGCCTGGGAGGAGGACGAGTTCGTCCTCGACCCCACCCGCGCCACCCTGCACATCGGGCTCACCGGGATCGACGGAGACACCTTCAAGCACGACCTCCTGATGGACCGGCACGGCATCCAGGTCAACAAGACGACCCGCAACACGCTGCTGTTCATGACGAACATCGGCACCACCCGCAGCGCCGTCGCCTACCTGATCGAGGTCCTCGTCCGCATCGCCGAGGACCTGGAGGAACGCATCGGCGAGATGAGCCCGCACGACCGGGCCGCACACGACAGCGCCGCCACCGGGCTCGACGCGGGCTCCGCCGCCCTGCCCGACTTCAGCGCGTTCCACCCGGCGTTCCGGCCGAGCCCGCGCACCCCCGAGGGCGACATGCGCTCCGCGTTCTTCCTCGCCTACGACGACACCGAGTGCGAGCACCTCTCGGTGGACGCCATCACCGACGCCATGGCGCAGGGCCGTACGGTGGTCTCGGCCACGTTCGTCACCCCGTACCCGCCCGGCTTCCCCGTGCTGGTCCCCGGACAGGTCGTCAGCAAGGACGTCCTGACCTACATGGCCGCCCTCGACACCCGCGAGATCCACGGATACGACCCGGCGGCCGGATACCGGGTCTTCACCGAGACCGCCCTCGAAACCCGCCACACCGCCGAGCGCTAG
- the hutH gene encoding histidine ammonia-lyase — MNVVVGVGALSADEVVSVARLGAQVTLAPEALQEIARSREVVKALADDAKPHYGVSTGFGALATRHIPTELRTQLQRSLVRSHAAGSGPEVEREVVRALMLLRLSTLATGRTGVRTETAEAYAALLNAGITPVVHEYGSLGCSGDLAPLAHCALAVMGEGVVRTADGERKPAAEALAEAGITPVVLEEKEGLALINGTDGMLGMLVLAGHDLRRLLSTADIAAAMSVEGQLGTDAVFAADLQAMRPHPGQGDSAGNLRSLLADSAIIASHAGPDCTYVQDAYSLRCTPQVHGTARDTLAHAMLVASRELASAVDNPVVTLDGRVESNGNFHGAPVAAVLDFLAITVADVASISERRTDRFLDPARNRGLNAFLADDPGVDSGHMIAQYTQAAIVSELKRLATPASVDSIPSSAMQEDHVSMGWAAARKLRRAIDGLGRVLAVELYTAARALDLRAPLTPAPATAAVRDGLRETVEGPGTDRWLAPEIEEAVQYVASGRALAAAESVTGALV, encoded by the coding sequence ATGAACGTTGTTGTTGGTGTCGGTGCCCTCTCCGCCGACGAAGTCGTGTCCGTTGCCCGTCTCGGGGCCCAGGTGACCCTCGCCCCCGAGGCGCTCCAGGAGATCGCCCGCAGTCGCGAGGTCGTCAAGGCCCTCGCCGACGACGCCAAGCCCCACTACGGCGTCTCCACCGGCTTCGGCGCCCTGGCCACCCGCCACATCCCCACCGAACTGCGCACCCAGCTCCAGCGCAGCCTCGTGCGCTCGCACGCCGCGGGCTCCGGCCCCGAGGTCGAGCGCGAGGTCGTCCGCGCCCTGATGCTGCTGCGCCTGTCCACCCTCGCCACCGGCCGCACCGGCGTCCGCACCGAGACCGCCGAGGCGTACGCCGCGCTCCTGAACGCGGGCATCACCCCGGTCGTCCACGAGTACGGCTCGCTCGGCTGCTCCGGCGACCTGGCCCCCCTCGCGCACTGCGCGCTCGCCGTCATGGGCGAGGGCGTCGTCCGCACCGCCGACGGCGAGCGCAAGCCCGCCGCCGAGGCCCTCGCCGAGGCCGGCATCACCCCGGTCGTCCTGGAGGAGAAGGAGGGCCTCGCCCTCATCAACGGCACCGACGGCATGCTGGGCATGCTCGTCCTCGCCGGCCACGACCTGCGCCGCCTGCTGAGCACCGCCGACATCGCCGCCGCCATGAGCGTCGAGGGCCAGCTCGGCACCGACGCCGTGTTCGCCGCCGACCTGCAGGCCATGCGTCCGCACCCCGGCCAGGGCGACAGCGCGGGCAACCTGCGCTCCCTGCTCGCCGACTCGGCGATCATCGCCAGCCACGCGGGCCCGGACTGCACCTACGTCCAGGACGCCTACTCGCTGCGCTGCACCCCGCAGGTCCACGGCACCGCCCGCGACACCCTCGCCCACGCCATGCTCGTCGCCTCCCGCGAGCTCGCCAGCGCCGTCGACAACCCGGTCGTCACCCTCGACGGCCGCGTCGAGAGCAACGGCAACTTCCACGGCGCCCCCGTCGCCGCGGTGCTCGACTTCCTCGCCATCACCGTCGCCGACGTCGCCTCGATCTCCGAGCGCCGCACCGACCGGTTCCTCGACCCGGCCCGCAACCGCGGTCTGAACGCCTTCCTCGCCGACGACCCGGGCGTCGACTCCGGCCACATGATCGCCCAGTACACGCAGGCCGCGATCGTCTCCGAGCTCAAGCGGCTCGCCACCCCGGCCTCCGTCGACTCGATCCCCTCCAGCGCCATGCAGGAGGACCACGTGTCCATGGGCTGGGCCGCCGCCCGCAAGCTGCGCCGCGCCATCGACGGCCTCGGCCGCGTCCTCGCCGTCGAGCTCTACACCGCCGCCCGCGCCCTCGACCTGCGCGCCCCGCTGACCCCCGCCCCGGCCACGGCCGCGGTGCGCGACGGCCTGCGCGAGACCGTCGAGGGCCCCGGCACCGACCGCTGGCTCGCCCCCGAGATCGAGGAGGCCGTCCAGTACGTGGCCTCCGGCCGCGCCCTGGCCGCCGCCGAGTCCGTGACCGGCGCCCTGGTCTGA
- a CDS encoding IclR family transcriptional regulator, with protein sequence MSIVPAAAQVLAVLRYLSRQAAPVPAAAISRDVGLPRSTTYHLLDTLAADGFVVHLPEERRYGLGLSAFELASGYERQAPFQRLARAPLASLVDRTGHNANLAVLHGREVIYVIEERAPGRPPLVSEVGVRLPAHLTASGRAVLALLPPAQVRAIFPDRSAFVQRHGAGPATLTALRALLTQARRRGYATEEGEVTPGFSSVAAPVLDHHAHPIAGVAVTFPDEAVDETERRRIAGHVAQTARELTRRVGGATPAPGIPSP encoded by the coding sequence ATGAGCATCGTCCCTGCGGCCGCGCAGGTGCTGGCCGTCCTGCGCTATCTGTCCCGCCAGGCCGCGCCCGTCCCCGCGGCCGCCATCAGCCGTGACGTGGGGCTGCCGCGCTCGACGACCTACCACCTGCTCGACACCCTGGCGGCGGACGGCTTCGTGGTCCACCTGCCGGAGGAGAGGCGTTACGGTCTCGGGCTCAGCGCCTTCGAGCTGGCCTCCGGGTACGAGCGCCAGGCGCCGTTCCAGCGGCTCGCGCGGGCCCCGCTCGCCTCGCTCGTGGACCGCACCGGGCACAACGCGAACCTCGCCGTCCTGCACGGCCGTGAGGTCATCTACGTCATCGAGGAACGCGCCCCGGGCCGCCCGCCCTTGGTCAGCGAGGTCGGCGTCCGGCTGCCGGCCCATCTGACGGCGAGCGGCCGGGCCGTGCTCGCACTGCTGCCACCTGCGCAGGTGCGGGCGATCTTCCCCGACCGGTCGGCGTTCGTGCAGCGGCACGGCGCCGGCCCCGCGACGCTGACGGCGCTGCGCGCCCTGCTGACCCAGGCACGGCGCCGCGGGTACGCGACGGAGGAGGGCGAGGTGACACCGGGCTTCTCCTCGGTCGCCGCACCCGTCCTGGACCACCACGCGCATCCGATCGCCGGAGTCGCGGTCACCTTCCCCGACGAGGCGGTCGACGAGACGGAGCGGCGACGGATCGCGGGGCACGTGGCACAGACGGCACGGGAACTGACCCGCCGCGTCGGCGGCGCGACGCCCGCCCCGGGTATCCCTTCCCCATAG
- a CDS encoding DUF6643 family protein, with the protein MTSPRSTYGGGYHTAPSFPDTPIYDSLVAERGTPQIAPIRVPAAYDTGSSYAGAGSGSYLPALPAALPALPAAPSPQPAPAYNGGYGYPQPSPQMAPVPLQAAPTPYIPQQQVAPRGYPGSPYPQQPRPAATGYEAMRPAAPRPAPVPAPAPYDDPYNRPYQGGGY; encoded by the coding sequence ATGACCTCCCCCCGCTCCACCTATGGAGGCGGTTACCACACCGCGCCGTCCTTCCCGGACACCCCGATCTACGACTCCCTCGTCGCGGAGCGGGGCACGCCTCAGATCGCCCCGATCCGAGTGCCCGCCGCCTACGACACCGGCAGCAGTTACGCCGGGGCCGGAAGCGGTTCCTACCTGCCGGCGCTCCCCGCGGCACTGCCCGCCCTCCCGGCGGCGCCCAGCCCGCAGCCCGCGCCCGCCTACAACGGCGGGTACGGCTACCCGCAGCCCTCGCCGCAGATGGCCCCCGTCCCGCTGCAGGCCGCCCCGACCCCGTACATCCCGCAGCAGCAGGTGGCCCCGCGCGGTTACCCGGGCAGCCCGTACCCGCAGCAGCCCCGCCCGGCCGCCACCGGCTACGAGGCGATGCGCCCGGCGGCTCCGCGGCCCGCGCCGGTCCCGGCCCCCGCGCCGTACGACGACCCGTACAACCGCCCCTACCAGGGCGGAGGTTACTGA
- a CDS encoding MOSC domain-containing protein, which translates to MPTPALRSVHIHPVKAMRALARAEAEVQPWGLADDRRWTVVDASNEVVTQRRHPRMALATAEPLPGGGISLSAPGHPTLEVGVPTPPPVTPTVTVEIFGKFVEAVPAGPEAAAWLSAYLESDVRLVHMDAPEHRRPVDPDYALPGETVSFADGYPLLVTTTASLDALNSLIAQGDHADEGPLPMNRFRPNLVIEGTAPWAEDGWKRLAVGEVTFRVARPCGRCVVTTTNQLTAERGKEPLRTLARHRTSEGKVNFGQNLVPEHTGTVRVGDAVKILD; encoded by the coding sequence ATGCCGACTCCTGCGCTCCGCTCCGTCCACATCCACCCGGTGAAGGCCATGCGCGCGCTGGCCCGCGCGGAGGCCGAGGTACAGCCCTGGGGGCTGGCCGACGACCGCCGTTGGACCGTCGTCGACGCCTCGAACGAGGTGGTGACCCAGCGCCGTCACCCCCGGATGGCACTGGCCACGGCGGAACCGCTGCCGGGCGGCGGGATCTCCCTGTCCGCCCCCGGCCACCCCACGCTGGAGGTCGGGGTGCCGACGCCCCCACCTGTCACGCCCACGGTCACGGTGGAGATCTTCGGCAAGTTCGTGGAGGCGGTCCCGGCCGGCCCCGAAGCCGCCGCCTGGCTCTCGGCGTACCTGGAGAGCGACGTACGCCTCGTGCACATGGACGCGCCCGAGCACCGCCGGCCGGTCGACCCCGACTACGCGCTGCCCGGCGAGACCGTGAGCTTCGCGGACGGCTATCCGCTGCTCGTCACCACGACCGCCTCGCTCGACGCCCTCAACTCCCTGATCGCCCAGGGCGACCACGCCGACGAGGGCCCCCTGCCGATGAACCGTTTCCGGCCGAACCTGGTCATCGAGGGCACCGCTCCCTGGGCGGAAGACGGCTGGAAGCGGCTTGCGGTCGGAGAGGTCACCTTCCGCGTCGCCAGGCCCTGCGGGCGCTGCGTCGTCACCACGACGAACCAGCTCACCGCCGAGCGGGGCAAGGAGCCGCTGCGCACCCTCGCCCGGCACCGCACGAGCGAGGGCAAGGTCAACTTCGGGCAGAACCTCGTCCCCGAGCACACCGGCACGGTCCGGGTCGGCGACGCCGTGAAGATCCTGGACTGA
- a CDS encoding Rv1733c family protein — translation MRAATGLWRWRHNPLRRTTDLVEAWVAFAAAVLLCLAVPLTGWAAGTSAYGSLSRAVRTQQEQRVATTARVVRLADGPVSGPKSVETAGEERLRRSVVARWTAPNGSARTGTVATARQHSAPGASFRLWTDRDGRPVTPPMQAGTARAHAVIAGLTAALLVGLLVELVRRLAVRRLVVRRYARLDRAWAAAGPDWGRTGTGS, via the coding sequence GTGCGCGCAGCCACCGGACTCTGGCGCTGGCGGCACAATCCCCTGCGCCGGACCACCGATCTCGTCGAGGCGTGGGTCGCCTTCGCGGCGGCCGTACTGCTCTGCCTCGCCGTGCCCCTGACCGGCTGGGCGGCCGGCACGTCGGCGTACGGCTCGCTGTCCCGCGCGGTCCGTACGCAGCAGGAGCAGCGGGTGGCGACCACGGCCCGGGTGGTGCGGCTCGCCGACGGGCCCGTGAGCGGCCCCAAGTCCGTCGAGACCGCCGGGGAGGAGCGGCTGCGGCGCTCCGTGGTGGCCCGCTGGACCGCGCCGAACGGCTCGGCGCGCACGGGGACGGTGGCGACGGCCCGGCAGCACTCCGCGCCCGGCGCCTCCTTCCGGCTCTGGACGGACCGGGACGGGCGGCCGGTGACGCCGCCGATGCAGGCGGGAACGGCCCGTGCGCACGCGGTCATCGCCGGCCTGACGGCCGCGCTGCTCGTCGGCCTCCTGGTGGAGCTCGTCCGCCGCCTCGCCGTCCGCAGACTGGTGGTCCGGCGGTACGCGCGCCTCGACCGCGCGTGGGCGGCGGCGGGTCCCGACTGGGGCCGTACGGGCACGGGAAGCTGA